From the Leishmania panamensis strain MHOM/PA/94/PSC-1 chromosome 31 sequence genome, one window contains:
- a CDS encoding hypothetical protein (TriTrypDB/GeneDB-style sysID: LpmP.31.1250), producing MSDASGHAPTYTGAKRALHGDPPLVELAHPDRIAAAFRAMNSGDQRALQGESSTPVITPTSLELAGECRVVCEKKMEMVKAVMPTAEMVENLTSCMSLENVSKNDLHEDPTVFLAGGLTSSKHSQTSGRGSLNVTTTGWTQRSERNTGSHSLTLPNSSESMKGSRDDSSGTAQTISSCFAALMNTRSLLQVAVARVPRWRRVPVEATKRQRPAAAMRQLRRIQAALLAKAMRATVTTTVSVALAAP from the coding sequence ATGAGCGATGCGAGTGGCCACGCACCGACGTACACGGGTGCCAAGAGAGCTCTCCATGGCGACCCACCGTTGGTGGAGTTGGCTCACCCAGAtcgcatcgctgccgcatTTCGGGCCATGAACAGCGGTGATCAAAGGGCGTTGCAGGGTGAGTCAAGCACACCCGTGATCACACCCACCTCTCTAGAGCTCGCAGGGGAGTGCAGGGTCGTCTGCGAGAAGAAGATGGAGATGGTGAAGGCGGTTATGCCGACAGCAGAGATGGTAGAAAACCTTACGAGCTGCATGTCCCTGGAGAACGTGTCCAAGAACGACCTCCACGAGGACCCGACTGTCTTTCTTGCCGGAGGGTTGACGAGCAGCAAGCACAGTCAGACCAGCGGCCGCGGCTCACTCAACGTAACGACTACAGGCTGgacgcagagaagcgaaCGCAACACCGGCAGCCACAGTCTGACACTGCCGAACAGCAGCGAGAGTATGAAGGGCAGCCGCGATGACTCGAGTGGCACGGCACAGACCATCTCGTCTTGCTTCGCTGCACTAATGAACACCCGATCTCTTCTTCAAgtggctgtggcgcgtgtcCCAAGATGGAGAAGGGTCCCTGTGGAGGCGACAAAGAGGCAGcggccggcagcagcaatgcgTCAACTCCGGCGCATacaagcggcgctgcttgcAAAGGCAATGAGAGCCACGGTCACCACAACCGTGagcgtggcgctggcggcaccGTGA
- a CDS encoding hypothetical protein (TriTrypDB/GeneDB-style sysID: LpmP.31.1240) gives MISSTEVKSHEAGSATTGISAVSSPGATGAHAPGSGLTSSLRRTDVTSSSTTPSPSVENTSDIVQAEAASPSGRKQRLSFKDKQRQRTGAIGGADFVLRCMNQFPTCSSISPRSSSSPRMSGLSPGQDRPLQQPASRTTTAAASSSLTEGGIADLEPSHRGGRSGASRPPNRAPVALTTSDALTETGTVEGRPIVPGSTGLHTSSENLSVTSKQAGSSHQRSASLASSSTPQSSLNLPLLDTTGRAAAPPLHSPSSPEGCTSVSSTPGIMAMPINAHGTKVSIPALRTQTTSGSATTSPTGFWDRATPEELPTPSPVSPPSTSSPTLSFKNRQRAAAAMRKFVITSSSGVGALSVSSTTTTSSLPATSTAPLTTHSPSTALLERATSNAMSPVIQESSPPPGSPFLSPLSQTPTRDLAAQVDCTGLASADRSRNMSIEGGAGEPPAARTPPKQQVAKLTATRSSRPSLPPLDTVASALASHLKGCTQPEASVAATTKPQFRFFAQGWLAENEGGPSPDAMQRGVCGQPRGFRDRSCSTATTSTSPANAGEGDKSYVGDEEESLLTCPQSEKRVHFYNPNIQSTLVEFQTASPCLRRNTNSSAADSQESGIAETANSTECSDNIPRGLRRSQTSPNVLTGESEADVMQTPCPSKGARPCSQTRTESLEAATQSTGSGVASRRLPPEVPCTSSMMDSPPLELKPAPQHNVDDVPRTGPLPPHIREMRARTTSRIVDRWRQHHQPPTPQRGTRRTRDLVSTHSSLTLALSTENSISSSSAQLSNAAYSRRRHRNKMLAPDGTVITIPRTGVLGGAESSGVFSPSPLGLHGRTRTVGDLAAMSVASGQRDGTTLNSPPELTSLSSRSTATLQSTVNPRLPSFPTQIVVEPSQYTDAGSADIRSSHSDLPIPLCQVPATTYLPSESSGESSSTTSAELSVHASGLSAFSSGVSPLPTLHNMRSHISQLAKVSFAMSSVLIPGAQSPKDLSKSAPRAKADTSAGCISIDDPITYTGRRRQSVTRTGAYPSPGGGVVASTANPDDFEDSDSDYLPRNFSVMSATTAELRKLRRRSNYSSLHYGTMTGYHHRRNEQRRESRAASRQGWRLGDSGGSWSQQRPATENDSKDSTVLFSPTGIATKGGASSRADKADTDDGGDSVWEQKGSVEDGTSNDEDDLLGEMTHGQWRRRSESRAKAGTAAAAASAAQEDDGDAAQRRRVGMWASVEHVFLPQYELVPEVASTVPLTVPASPHSNTNISTSAVISDAEIKQHRCSSPGSIFDKNTSATLYTTPASDQQPSHPSPAADLHFTPMRVGSPFLRATSGSFMMPTPLTPKSSPSMYPGGNAGRSQPSGLVVLPDANYSVDTKTSAPLSCSQFRRTPAQTTGTMRLEPEDFTFGTVASAYNMDPEEEEELPQGSSDAKVAARLIFDSATGVMLMDPDDEVGRYERQGHMPPDDQGGVAAPPKHNEEGLGAKGGRDAGDDESNDGACHCDAAFIAKDFKGPDCSRYDANDLYDHCNRCHRRPAAFLCLHCLMAVCPSHVRRHHLQNPSLCTLFLNLLDIMNSFDRIFWCEKCQQFTWKHTEVYDALVDQIAFTRGTYLKQPARDIHCVGYEVRLKDVTASAAVQQPSVPVVSAETHARAHSIHVMPPAATLNQTLSTSSLPATPQLIASSPATEALTASETCPAAARKPQSISNAFVPPSGGLQLTTGADASIFDFAPESPSSGGPPLRLRQSAFSLNSPLQLPVRSPMQRYLNRDPHFSVSNAVTVGEPVTKLCALGARVQGWRTTQEDAEAVFLVDIPAISEEVVHRKELQAVAAAAEAAAKKSHETLDSGGATRRDSSLLAYDSHESNTLSISENPPQFSSPLSAMDSGAHEGVCMSEEDAVVSASGAGKEEADTLPKETMPMAVFCMFDGHGGDAVAKLAARHFEAHLRRAIEGTRPDDVRARALLFFLKAETDSATATGATAPWLPPSLTAVPTCGGTLSYFAPSATSMPTLAGPAAAAATLVSSSPTSGDAASVPMPYSHLSSPFQRSSGSTTLLAPGNHSAAKRSEPNGDEASLLPKTSGVSLTLADELRNTSISGSLSLLVPVTAESLRLHVSGSAFGPAGVGVKGTSLASDGATGSVGGRNCHNINTRAGASPAASNPAGNSQSLKRNRKSGTTLDAWEAMEEPLPDMISAAVGVGSPLTAMFMSRSFTAIDDVRHGSPLIHNTNAVAGSVALCPSSAAVVSIPEMEMLRQYFASIMEDALISLDDYLRSTPEGARGDYDCVGCTACVVGITANFVLCANVGDSGAAFYTKDRMKVISVKHRVSDEAEQARIHAAGYSVINGRIEGMSAVPRALGDFDFKQCGGRDSRKQAVSAVPDVTIMPVPSDTDQWGIVLACDGVWDTATLHQVHVALTNTVNDLAVSGSAMDAVLRGSELYHNRRRGPVAVAGTSPRRLSSDSPQSEGCSLQSSGACRNSSMSLLTIKRESLTSKAGTEESMISYYDDDDGAATRLSQVDAILLTAAAGVFAQCVAPEDNDEGIGLDNCSLIIIERRNVQE, from the coding sequence ATGATTTCAAGCACCGAAGTCAAGAGTCATGAGgccggcagcgccaccacaggCATCTCTGCAGTTTCATCCCCTGGTGCGACGGGAGCCCATGCACCAGGAAGCGGGCTCACTtcgtcgctgcgccgcacagACGTCACATCGTCATCAACCACACCGTCTCCTTCGGTGGAAAACACAAGTGACATCGTTCAGGCTGAAGCAGCCTCTCCTTCTGGACGCAAGCAGCGGCTCAGCTTCAAGGAcaagcagcgccaacgcACTGGCGCTATCGGTGGCGCTGACTTTGTGCTCAGATGTATGAACCAATTCCCGACGTGCTCTTCCATAAGCCCCAGATCTTCGTCCTCTCCCCGAATGTCGGGCCTTTCTCCCGGTCAGGATCGCCCCCTCCAGCAGCCGGCCTCGAGGACGActacggcagcagcatcctCATCTCTTACTGAGGGTGGGATAGCAGATCTCGAGCCTTCTCACAGAGGTGGCCGCAGTGGTGCGTCCCGTCCACCAAATCGGGCGCCCGTTGCTCTCACCACCTCCGATGCGCTCACGGAGACGGGGACAGTTGAGGGGCGCCCTATAGTGCCTGGCTCCACGGGTTTGCACACCAGCTCAGAGAACCTCTCCGTCACGAGCAAGCAGGCTGGTTCATCACACCAGCGCTCTGCCAGCCTTGCATCTTCGTCGACACCGCAAAGTTCGCTGAATCTGCCGCTGTTAGACACTActggcagagcagcagcacctccattGCATTCACCCTCGTCACCAGAGGGGTGCACCTCTGTCAGCTCGACACCGGGCATAATGGCGATGCCGATAAATGCCCACGGCACGAAAGTGTCCATCCCAGCTCTGCGGACACAGACTACCAGCGGTAGCGCCACGACCTCTCCAACTGGGTTTTGGGACCGAGCAACACCGGAGGAGCTCCCCACCCCGTCACCCGTGTCGCCCCCCTCGACAAGCTCGCCAACGTTGAGCTTTAAGAATCGGCAGcgggccgcagcggcgatgcggAAGTTCGTCATCACTTCAAGCTCAGGAGTTGGTGCCCTATCAGTGAGTAGCACGACTACCACGTCCTCCTTGCCGGCGACTAGCACTGCTCCACTCACAACACACAGCCCATCGACTGCGTTGCTAGAGAGAGCTACCTCCAATGCGATGTCGCCTGTGATTCAAGAATCGAGTCCGCCACCTGGTTCTCCTTTCCTTAGCCCATTGTCTCAGACACCTACACGAGATCTAGCCGCACAAGTGGACTGCACAGGACTGGCGTCTGCAGATAGAAGTCGTAATATGAGTATCGAGGGGGGTGCTGGCGAGCCGCCAGCGGCCCGGACACCTCCGAAACAGCAGGTCGCTAAGCTCACAGCTACTCGGAGCTCAAGGCCGTCACTCCCGCCCCTAGACACCGTCGCTTCTGCGCTGGCTTCTCACTTGAAGGGGTGCACGCAGCCCGAAGCCTCGGTAGCCGCGACCACGAAGCCCCAGTTTCGTTTCTTCGCTCAAGGCTGGCTGGCAGAGAACGAGGGGGGTCCGAGTCCAGATGCCATGCAGAGAGGAGTATGTGGGCAGCCCCGTGGGTTTCGGGACCGCAgttgcagcactgccactACCTCCACCAGCCCCGCCAACGCGGGTGAGGGCGACAAGAGTTATGTgggggatgaggaggagagcctGTTGACCTGCCCACAGAGCGAGAAGCGTGTGCACTTCTACAACCCCAACATCCAGTCGACGCTGGTGGAATTTCAGACGGCAAGTCCGTGCCTGCGGCGGAATACGAACTCTAGCGCGGCTGACTCACAAGAAAGCGGCATCGCCGAGACGGCGAACTCTACAGAGTGCTCTGACAACATACCTAGAGGACTAAGACGGTCGCAGACGTCGCCGAACGTTCTCACTGGCGAGTCAGAGGCGGATGTAATGCAGACACCCTGTCCTTCAAAGGGTGCTCGACCTTGCTCGCAAACGCGCACAGAAAGTCTCGAAGCAGCCACTCAGTCCACTGGGAGTGGGGTGGCGTCGCGACGTCTTCCTCCGGAGGTGCCGTGTACGTCGTCGATGATGGactcgccaccgctggagCTCAAAcctgcaccgcagcacaaCGTGGATGACGTGCCTCGTACTGGTCCTTTACCGCCTCATATTCGTGAGATGCGCGCGCGAACCACGAGCCGCATTGTAGACCGCTggaggcagcaccaccagccacccacaccccaGCGGGGCACACGTAGGACTCGCGACCTTGTCTCGACACACTCCAGCCTAACACTTGCTCTTTCTACTGAGAACTCTATCTCTTCAAGCAGTGCGCAGCTGAGCAACGCCGCATACTCACGAAGACGGCATCGCAACAAGATGCTGGCGCCAGACGGTACCGTGATTACCATCCCGCGCACCGGCGTTCTGGGAGGCGCAGAGAGCAGCGGTGTCTTCTCGCCCTCGCCACTGGGACTCCATGGGCGCACCCGCACGGTCGGTGACCTTGCCGCTATGAGTGTCGCCTCTGGGCAACGTGACGGCACGACTCTGAACTCCCCACCTGAACTCACGTCGCTGTCCTCACGATCCACTGCCACGTTGCAGTCGACCGTCAACCCTCGACTCCCTTCGTTCCCGACTCAAATAGTGGTCGAGCCTTCACAGTATACTGATGCAGGCTCAGCTGACAtacgcagcagccacagtgACCTTCCGATTCCCCTCTGCCAGGTCCCAGCCACCACGTATCTGCCGTCTGAGTCGTCAGGCGAGTCGTCGTCGACAACTTCAGCTGAGCTGAGCGTGCATGCTAGCGGTCTTTCGGCCTTTTCCTCTGGTGTCTCTCCGCTGCCCACGCTGCATAACATGAGAAGCCACATCAGCCAGCTCGCAAAGGTGTCGTTTGCGATGTCTTCAGTGCTGATCCCAGGCGCGCAATCACCCAAGGACCTATCCAAGTCAGCGCCACGGGCCAAAGCGGATACTTCAGCCGGCTGCATCTCTATTGATGATCCGATCACTTACacagggcggcggcggcagagcgtGACCAGAACAGGCGCCTACCCATCcccaggcggcggcgttgttgcCTCCACGGCTAATCCAGACGATTTTGAGGACTCCGATAGTGACTATCTACCGCGCAACTTCAGTGTGATGAGTGCGACCACGGccgagctgcgcaagctgcGCCGTCGTAGCAACTACTCCAGTCTTCACTATGGCACCATGACTGGCTACCACCACAGGCGCAACGAACAGCGGCGGGAGAGCAGGGCAGCCTCGCGACAGGGCTGGCGcctcggcgacagcggcggctctTGGTCCCAACAACGCCCCGCCACAGAGAACGACAGTAAGGACTCGACGGTGCTGTTCTCACCGACTGGGATTGCTACGAAAggtggcgccagcagcagggctGACAAAGCGGACACCGACGATGGTGGTGACTCAGTGTGGGAGCAGAAGGGTAGCGTTGAGGACGGCACTTCGAACGATGAGGATGACCTTCTTGGCGAGATGACGCATGGGcaatggcgccgccgcagcgaaaGTCGAGCGAAGGCtggcacggctgctgctgctgcttcggcaGCTCAAGAAGACGACGGAGATGCTGCACAGCGTCGCAGAGTGGGGATGTGGGCTTCGGTCGAGCACGTCTTCCTACCTCAGTACGAGCTCGTGCCAGAGGTGGCATCGACGGTGCCGCTCACCGTCCCTGCATCACCCCACAGCAACACGAACATTAGCACCAGCGCCGTAATCAGCGACGCTGAGATCAaacagcaccgctgctcctcaccTGGGAGCATTTTTGACAAGAACACAAGTGCAACACTGTACACCACGCCCGCGAGTGACCAGCAACCATCTCACCCATCGCCTGCCGCTGATTTGCACTTCACACCCATGCGAGTCGGCTCGCCATTTCTGAGAGCCACTAGCGGCAGCTTCATGATGCCGACGCCCCTGACTCCAAAAAGCAGCCCCTCTATGTATCCTGGCGGCAACGCTGGTCGCTCGCAGCCAAGCGGCCTTGTTGTTCTGCCAGACGCCAACTACAGCGTCGATACAAAGacgtctgcgccgctgtcgtgcaGTCAATTCCGTCGCACTCCTGCGCAGACCACCGGCACGATGCGTCTCGAGCCGGAGGACTTCACGTTTGGAACGGTGGCCAGCGCGTACAACATGGAcccagaggaggaggaggagctcccGCAGGGCTCGTCTGATGCAAAGGTGGCGGCCCGCCTCATCTTTGACTCCGCTACCGGTGTTATGCTGATGGACCCGGATGACGAGGTTGGCCGGTACGAGCGACAGGGGCACATGCCGCCAGACGACCAAGGGGGTGTAGCGGCGCCGCCAAAGCATAACGAGGAGGGATTGGGGGCAAAGGGCGGCCGCGACGCGGGCGATGACGAGTCCAACGACGGCGCGTGCCACTGCGATGCCGCTTTTATCGCGAAAGACTTCAAAGGGCCGGACTGTAGTCGATACGATGCGAACGACCTCTACGACCACTGTAATCGTTGCCATCGGCGGCCAGCTGCCTTTCTCTGCTTGCACTGCCTTATGGCGGTGTGTCCATCGCAcgtccgccgccaccacctgcagaATCCGAGCCTGTGCACGCTGTTTCTGAACCTGCTAGACATCATGAACAGCTTCGACCGCATATTTTGGTGCGAGAAGTGCCAGCAATTCACGTGGAAGCACACCGAGGTCTACGACGCGCTGGTGGATCAGATCGCCTTCACACGCGGCACGTATCTGAAGCAGCCCGCCCGCGACATACACTGTGTCGGGTACGAGGTGCGACTGAAGGATGTGACCGCATCGGCAGCGGTACAGCAACCTTCAGTGCCAGTGGTCAGTGCCGAGACCCACGCTCGCGCGCATTCCATCCATGTCATGCCACCTGCCGCGACCCTCAATCAGACACTCTCTACGTCATCGCTCCCTGCCACTCCGCAGCTCATCGCCTCGTCGCCGGCCACAGAGGCGTTAACAGCATCGGAAACGTgccccgccgctgcacgcAAGCCGCAGTCGATTTCAAACGCGTTTGTGCCGCCAAGCGGAGGCTTACAGCTGACGACGGGAGCAGATGCCAGCATCTTTGATTTTGCCCCCGAATCCCCGTCTAGTGGCGGGCCGCCGTTGCGGCTGCGTCAGAGCGCTTTTTCGCTCAACTCCCCATTACAACTTCCTGTGCGCTCGCCGATGCAGAGGTACCTCAACCGTGACCCGCACTTCTCTGTCAGCAACGCAGTCACCGTAGGCGAGCCAGTCACGAAACTCTGCGCGCTTGGTGCGAGGGTGCAGGGGTGGCGTACAACCCAAGAAGACGCCGAGGCGGTGTTCTTGGTCGACATCCCAGCCATCTCCGAGGAGGTAGTGCACCGAAAGGAGCTCcaggcagtggcggcagcagccgaggCGGCCGCAAAAAAGTCACATGAGACGCTGGACAGCGGAGGGGCTACCCGACGAGACTCCTCACTTCTGGCTTACGATAGCCACGAAAGCAACACACTGTCCATCTCCGAGAATCCCCCCCAATTCAGCTCGCCACTTAGCGCGATGGACAGTGGGGCACATGAGGGGGTCTGTATGAGTGAGGAAGACGCAGTAGTCTCTGCCTCAGGAGCCGGAAAAGAGGAGGCCGATACGCTACCGAAGGAAACGATGCCGATGGCAGTATTCTGCATGTTTGACGGGCACGGTGGCGATGCGGTGGCGAAGCTGGCGGCTCGCCACTTCGAGGCCCACCTGCGGCGCGCGATCGAGGGAACGCGCCCAGAtgacgtgcgtgcgcgcgcgctcttgtTCTTTCTCAAGGCGGAGACAGACTCGGCTACTGCTACGGGTGCGACAGCACCGTGGCTGCCCCCATCCTTGACAGCGGTCCCGACGTGCGGCGGTACTTTGAGCTACTTTGCTCCGAGCGCTACCTCCATGCCCACCCTAGCAGGCcccgcggccgctgctgcaacgcTTGTGTCGAGCTCACCCACGTCTGGTGATGCGGCCTCCGTCCCTATGCCGTACTCgcatctctcctccccattcCAAAGGTCATCGGGCAGCACAACTTTGCTGGCTCCAGGCAACCACTCCGCCGCCAAGCGATCAGAACCGAACGGCGACGAAGCTTCTCTGTTACCCAAGACGTCTGGCGTATCGTTGACCCTGGCCGATGAGCTGCGTAACACGTCTATCTCcgggtctctctctcttcttgtcccGGTCACGGCCGAGTCACTGCGCCTCCACGTGTCAGGCAGCGCGTTTGGGCCGGCGGGTGTAGGTGTGAAGGGAACATCCCTTGCCTCTGATGGTGCAACTGGGAGCGTGGGGGGCAGGAACTGTCACAACATCAACACACGGGCGGGCGCCTCCCCGGCTGCTAGCAACCCCGCCGGCAACTCACAGTCCTTGAAGCGCAACCGAAAGTCTGGGACAACGTTGGATGCGTGGGAAGCAATGGAGGAGCCGTTGCCGGACATGATCTCTGCCGCGGTGGGCGTGGGATCGCCCCTCACTGCGATGTTCATGTCGAGATCGTTTACTGCTATAGACGACGTGCGACATGGGAGCCCCTTAATCCACAACACGAACGCGGTCGCCGGCAGCGTTGCCCTTTGCCCctcctcggcggcggtggtgtcgaTCCCGGAGATGGAAATGCTGCGCCAGTACTTTGCGAGCATCATGGAGGATGCCCTGATTTCTCTCGATGACTACTTGCGCTCGACGCCAGAGGGGGCGCGTGGGGACTACGACTGCGTGGGCTGCACAGCCTGTGTGGTGGGCATCACTGCTAACTTTGTGCTGTGCGCGAATGTCGGTGATAGTGGGGCCGCCTTCTACACAAAGGACCGCATGAAGGTGATCAGCGTGAAGCACCGCGTTTCCGACGAGGCGGAGCAGGCCCGCATCCACGCCGCCGGCTACTCCGTTATCAATGGCCGTATTGAGGGCATGTCTGCCGTGCCGCGTGCGCTAGGTGACTTCGACTTCAAGCAgtgcggcggccgcgacTCGCGCAAGCAGGCCGTCTCTGCCGTGCCAGACGTTACAATTATGCCGGTACCAAGCGACACGGATCAGTGGGGCATCGTACTTGCCTGCGATGGTGTGTGGGACACGGCAACACTGCACCAGGTGCACGTGGCGCTCACGAACACAGTCAACGACCTTGCCGTGTCAGGGTCAGCCATGGATGCTGTGCTGCGTGGTTCCGAACTCTATCACAACCGCCGGCGAGGCCCAGTTGCTGTTGCAGGGACTTCACCGCGGCGCTTGTCCTCAGACTCGCCGCAGAGCGAAGGCTGTTCTTTGCAGAGCAGTGGAGCATGCAGAAACAGCAGCATGAGCCTGTTGACCATCAAGCGCGAGAGTCTTACCTCGAAGGCTGGCACTGAGGAATCCATGATCAGCTACtacgatgacgacgacggtgcggcAACGCGACTTTCTCAAGTGGATGCAATTCTTCTcacggctgccgctggcgtgTTTGCGCAGTGTGTGGCGCCGGAGGACAACGATGAGGGCATTGGTCTTGACAACTGCAGCCTTATCATTATCGAGCGCCGCAACGTGCAGGAATGA